A window of Sulfurimonas gotlandica GD1 contains these coding sequences:
- a CDS encoding tetratricopeptide repeat protein, translating into MNTFFIEFRDPLFGIIIFFVLVFIIAFFSYWLARFRTKEDHRHLDRFLRQFRSLPSKSELKVLITKGELSEKSWLLLAHSYFKNGDFEKSIEIYNELLKVGSKENYRDTLFLLGRTYFKAGFLERAKEIFLKILQNNPRTPQALHYLLLVYEHMREYGLALDVLEPLDELHKDIKSDRAYLKILALLNDQDISIDEKVQRLIETYKNHHQLTYMVFEYLFRTNPTLAWENFDSSKSELLTDILWQVDKKDLNLDIITQNGYLRELYTARGDVNMAENSSIFELDVLINLNKNVNATLSFEYICSNCKVVYPFAFNRCSSCHAIDTSRVEMSLSKNYHRDFSEENNSFQ; encoded by the coding sequence ATGAATACTTTTTTTATAGAATTTAGAGATCCACTTTTTGGAATAATTATATTTTTTGTACTAGTTTTTATAATTGCTTTTTTCTCTTACTGGCTGGCAAGATTTAGAACAAAAGAAGACCATAGGCATCTGGATAGATTCCTTAGACAATTCCGTTCTTTGCCATCAAAGAGTGAATTAAAAGTTCTTATCACAAAGGGTGAGCTATCTGAGAAGTCATGGTTACTCTTAGCTCACTCATACTTTAAAAATGGTGATTTTGAAAAGAGCATAGAGATATATAATGAACTTTTAAAAGTTGGTAGTAAAGAAAACTATAGAGATACACTTTTTCTGCTTGGCCGAACTTACTTTAAAGCCGGTTTTCTTGAACGTGCAAAAGAGATATTTTTAAAAATACTTCAAAACAATCCAAGAACACCTCAGGCTCTACACTACCTACTTTTAGTATATGAACACATGAGAGAATATGGTTTAGCTCTGGATGTATTAGAGCCGCTAGATGAATTACATAAAGACATAAAGAGTGACCGCGCATATTTAAAGATATTAGCTCTTTTAAATGATCAAGACATTTCTATAGATGAAAAGGTTCAGAGGTTAATTGAGACTTATAAAAATCATCATCAACTTACTTATATGGTATTTGAATATCTCTTTCGAACCAACCCCACTTTGGCATGGGAAAATTTTGACAGTTCAAAAAGTGAGTTACTCACAGACATCCTATGGCAGGTAGATAAAAAAGATTTGAATTTAGATATAATTACGCAAAATGGCTATTTAAGGGAACTTTATACTGCTCGTGGCGATGTGAATATGGCAGAAAATAGTTCTATTTTTGAGCTAGATGTTTTGATTAATTTGAACAAAAATGTAAATGCGACTCTTAGTTTTGAGTATATCTGTAGCAACTGTAAAGTAGTTTACCCTTTTGCCTTTAACCGATGTAGTAGTTGTCACGCTATTGATACATCACGAGTAGAGATGAGTTTGAGTAAAAATTACCATAGGGATTTTAGTGAAGAAAATAACTCTTTTCAGTGA
- a CDS encoding DUF748 domain-containing protein gives MFKKIQKIVIYLLSAYAILGFIVLPLVLKSQLVEIVQKETNAKLSLDSVFFNPFIFSLKINEIKLTDTNDLHLVSLKSILINLEPHSLFNASIHIKKIALEEPNISLIYKKDKSINLASILKAKEEEAKQESTSEFEMPRILLDNVAIINGKINYEDYTHKTPFEFSFGRIGFELRDIDTKDFNSSDASMRFHTALGDGGFFDLKSEIIGFKPFKVRGSVDFEASKLYTQWKYMQDALNLEVADGKIAFSAQYYFDLDNLEATTIDNISASIDKLRIKPKSKYKDVLNLEHFLVSDVSVKPMLQDVHIKKIALDSLYVKVERNKEKEIDWLKYIKTNFAENNATAEAEVETKQVSKPWNVVIDDIALEKIKVDFADSGVIPNVTTKLDELNLYLKNVTLAGEETFSYEMNLRLNEKFICNSSGDVKHKVLDVNSYTKCSDFDIVRFRPYIDEAAQDALSVYDVKLQRATVGFDAKVSVLALEDETQVSVSDANLNLSKFAINKRSTGERLVDFADFGVNNLSLDTKAKAVNIENTTLKSLNIRTGLYKDGKLNVDNLIVAKKAKTTKVATSKKSKTKDESEYRVKLKHFALQSARVSFSDKTLKPTLNTKLDRINFNAYNIDSEKKTWLNYSLSARLNSKGYAKAKGKLRHTPLRQTGTFDLKKISLKEFSPYIEKDLYLKLNDGYVDLKTKVEYAKSTETADLKVNGRLDINEFFLNDSRDNSTLLSFNNMALKSFDYSMSPDRAFVNELDINGFYVNALIDETKTMNFATLSKAPKVQSDANATKVAQSEDTNATKFPFKIMKLNVASGSAKFADLSLPLQFRTDIHDLNGVVYSISSQAGEVSYVDIVGEIDKYGSTKLLGSVDSSNPKLYTDLSFNFRNLELNSFSGYSANFAGYKIDSGKLFLDLGYEILDSQMLGKNSIIVKNIELGDEIEDENITSLPLGFAIALLEDSDGVIDINMPVEGNVDAPDFKYGALVWKTFGNLIIKAVASPFKFLGSMMGLEGEELEFVEFEPGLVAILPPEKEKLDNIAKLMLKRPKISLNIVPQYDEVQDTWILKQQKLIVIVMKKSGVKNKKEQQNSMNIDLLENIYEEMAPKKKVSDIEKALKKTYKGDALERAYQNALIKETTQMQVVTPQELQDLANNRAELLKEYLVNQRGIDANKVSIKTAQIVEEQKESWVRTKMKVEVK, from the coding sequence ATGTTTAAAAAAATTCAAAAGATAGTAATCTATTTACTCTCTGCCTATGCAATATTAGGTTTTATAGTTCTTCCTCTAGTCTTAAAATCACAACTTGTTGAGATAGTTCAAAAAGAGACAAACGCCAAGCTTTCACTTGATAGTGTCTTTTTTAATCCTTTTATTTTTAGTCTTAAGATAAATGAGATAAAACTCACAGATACAAATGATTTGCATCTAGTCTCGCTAAAATCAATACTAATAAATTTAGAGCCTCATTCACTTTTTAACGCATCAATACATATAAAAAAGATTGCACTTGAAGAGCCAAATATCTCTCTGATTTACAAAAAAGATAAATCAATAAATCTAGCATCTATACTCAAAGCTAAAGAGGAAGAGGCTAAGCAAGAGAGCACCTCAGAATTTGAGATGCCAAGAATCCTTCTCGATAATGTTGCAATAATAAATGGAAAAATCAACTATGAAGATTACACACACAAGACTCCATTTGAGTTCTCGTTTGGCAGAATAGGATTTGAGTTAAGAGATATAGACACAAAAGATTTTAATTCAAGTGATGCAAGTATGAGGTTTCACACTGCTCTAGGTGATGGCGGATTCTTTGATCTTAAAAGTGAAATAATTGGGTTTAAACCATTTAAAGTCAGAGGTAGCGTAGACTTTGAAGCAAGTAAGCTCTACACTCAATGGAAATATATGCAAGACGCATTAAACCTTGAAGTAGCTGATGGTAAGATAGCATTTTCTGCACAGTACTATTTTGATTTAGATAACCTTGAAGCGACAACTATAGATAACATAAGTGCATCTATTGATAAACTAAGAATAAAACCAAAAAGTAAATATAAAGATGTTTTAAATCTAGAACATTTTTTAGTTAGTGATGTTAGTGTTAAACCAATGCTTCAAGATGTTCATATAAAAAAGATCGCTCTTGATTCTCTATATGTTAAAGTAGAGAGAAATAAAGAAAAAGAGATAGATTGGCTAAAGTATATTAAAACTAATTTTGCTGAAAATAATGCTACTGCTGAAGCAGAGGTTGAAACTAAGCAAGTGAGCAAACCTTGGAATGTAGTTATTGATGATATTGCTTTAGAGAAAATCAAAGTTGATTTTGCCGATAGCGGTGTAATACCAAACGTAACAACGAAGCTCGATGAGTTAAATCTATATCTAAAAAATGTAACTTTAGCAGGAGAGGAAACTTTCTCTTATGAGATGAACTTAAGACTTAATGAGAAGTTCATCTGTAACTCTAGCGGGGATGTTAAACATAAAGTATTGGATGTTAATTCTTACACAAAGTGTAGTGATTTTGATATAGTTAGATTTCGTCCATACATAGATGAAGCCGCACAAGATGCACTAAGTGTTTATGATGTAAAACTACAACGAGCGACAGTCGGTTTTGATGCTAAAGTTAGTGTGTTAGCGTTAGAAGATGAGACGCAAGTAAGTGTAAGCGATGCAAATCTTAATCTTAGTAAGTTTGCTATAAATAAAAGAAGTACAGGAGAGAGACTTGTAGACTTTGCAGATTTTGGTGTGAATAACTTAAGTCTAGATACTAAGGCAAAAGCTGTAAATATTGAAAATACAACACTTAAGAGTTTAAATATTAGAACTGGGCTGTATAAAGACGGTAAGCTAAATGTTGATAACTTAATAGTTGCAAAAAAAGCTAAAACAACTAAAGTAGCTACAAGTAAAAAATCAAAAACTAAAGATGAATCTGAGTATAGAGTGAAGTTAAAGCACTTCGCATTACAATCTGCACGAGTTAGTTTCAGTGATAAGACTCTAAAACCGACTCTAAATACTAAGCTAGACAGAATAAACTTCAATGCTTACAATATCGACTCAGAAAAGAAAACTTGGTTAAACTATAGTCTCTCGGCAAGACTTAACTCTAAGGGATATGCAAAAGCAAAAGGTAAACTCAGACATACGCCTCTTAGACAAACAGGTACATTTGATCTGAAGAAGATATCTTTAAAAGAGTTTAGTCCATATATTGAAAAAGATCTATATTTGAAACTAAATGATGGCTATGTTGATTTAAAAACAAAAGTAGAATATGCAAAAAGCACTGAAACAGCTGACCTTAAAGTAAATGGAAGACTGGATATAAATGAGTTCTTTTTAAATGATTCTAGAGATAATTCAACACTTCTATCTTTTAATAACATGGCTCTTAAATCATTTGATTATTCGATGTCACCAGACAGAGCTTTTGTAAATGAGCTTGATATCAATGGTTTCTATGTTAATGCCCTGATAGATGAAACTAAGACTATGAACTTTGCAACACTCTCAAAAGCACCAAAAGTGCAAAGTGATGCCAATGCAACAAAAGTAGCACAAAGTGAAGATACCAATGCTACAAAATTTCCATTTAAAATCATGAAGCTAAATGTTGCTTCTGGTAGTGCAAAATTCGCTGATTTATCCCTTCCTCTACAGTTTAGAACTGATATACATGATTTAAACGGTGTTGTTTATTCTATATCAAGTCAAGCTGGTGAAGTTAGTTATGTAGATATTGTAGGTGAGATAGACAAGTATGGTTCTACAAAACTATTAGGCTCGGTTGATAGCTCAAACCCTAAGCTCTATACCGATCTAAGTTTTAACTTTAGAAATCTGGAATTAAACTCATTCAGCGGATATAGTGCAAACTTTGCAGGTTACAAGATAGACAGCGGAAAACTGTTTTTAGATCTTGGTTACGAGATACTTGATTCGCAGATGTTAGGTAAGAACTCTATTATTGTTAAAAATATAGAGCTCGGAGATGAAATAGAAGATGAAAATATAACATCTCTGCCTTTAGGTTTTGCTATTGCCCTGTTAGAAGATAGTGATGGTGTTATAGATATCAACATGCCGGTAGAGGGCAATGTAGACGCTCCTGATTTTAAATATGGTGCACTAGTATGGAAAACTTTTGGAAACCTGATAATAAAAGCTGTAGCATCTCCGTTTAAGTTCTTAGGTTCTATGATGGGACTTGAAGGTGAAGAGTTGGAATTTGTAGAGTTTGAACCAGGGCTTGTGGCAATCCTGCCACCTGAGAAAGAGAAACTTGATAACATAGCTAAACTAATGCTAAAAAGACCAAAGATATCTCTAAATATAGTTCCTCAATATGATGAAGTTCAAGATACATGGATACTTAAACAGCAAAAACTTATTGTAATTGTTATGAAAAAGAGTGGAGTTAAAAATAAAAAAGAGCAGCAAAACTCTATGAATATAGATCTGCTTGAGAATATCTATGAAGAGATGGCCCCTAAGAAAAAAGTCAGTGATATAGAAAAAGCTCTAAAGAAAACGTACAAGGGTGATGCACTGGAGAGAGCATATCAAAATGCTCTGATTAAAGAAACTACACAGATGCAAGTCGTAACACCACAAGAGCTTCAGGATTTAGCTAATAATAGGGCAGAACTATTGAAAGAGTATCTTGTTAATCAAAGAGGTATTGATGCTAATAAAGTGAGTATAAAAACAGCTCAGATTGTTGAAGAGCAAAAAGAGAGTTGGGTTAGAACGAAGATGAAGGTAGAGGTAAAATAG
- a CDS encoding YeiH family protein translates to MAFSEQNRKGTISGIIFVAIFAAAATMIADISAVKSLGISPLVIGIVMGIFYANTLHNNVPSEWSTGITFSGKKILRFAIVFYGFRITFQQIADVGMSGFMVSLIMLSTTFILGSYLGYKIFKMEKDTAMLTASGAAVCGAAAVLATEPVLKAEGHKTAIAVSMVVLFGTISMFLYPVLYASIIEPATGFLHMTPQEFGIYVGGTIHEVAQVVAVPASVVGAPAEMANSAVIVKMTRVIMIAPMLIALGIYLSMQAKKSGDSTGPVKLVIPWFAVYFIGMAGFNSLQLVPQNIVDVINEIDTFLLTMAMTALGMGTIFSKFKGLGLAPLYTAGAMFVWLVIGGFVITKVVTAIF, encoded by the coding sequence ATGGCATTTTCGGAGCAAAACAGAAAAGGCACTATCTCTGGAATCATATTTGTTGCTATTTTTGCAGCAGCAGCAACTATGATTGCAGACATATCCGCCGTAAAATCATTAGGAATTTCACCACTTGTTATTGGTATTGTGATGGGTATTTTTTATGCAAATACACTTCATAATAATGTTCCAAGTGAGTGGAGTACAGGTATAACATTTTCAGGTAAAAAGATACTTCGTTTTGCCATAGTCTTTTATGGGTTTCGTATAACATTCCAACAGATTGCAGATGTAGGCATGAGTGGATTTATGGTTTCACTAATCATGCTTAGTACGACATTTATTCTAGGTTCATACTTAGGGTATAAAATATTTAAGATGGAAAAAGACACAGCAATGCTTACTGCAAGCGGTGCTGCTGTATGTGGTGCTGCAGCGGTTTTGGCAACTGAACCAGTTTTAAAAGCAGAAGGTCATAAAACTGCAATAGCTGTTTCTATGGTTGTACTTTTTGGTACTATCTCAATGTTTTTATATCCAGTTCTTTATGCTTCAATAATTGAACCTGCAACAGGTTTTTTGCATATGACACCTCAAGAGTTTGGTATATATGTAGGTGGAACGATTCATGAAGTTGCTCAAGTTGTTGCAGTTCCTGCATCTGTCGTAGGCGCTCCTGCTGAGATGGCAAATTCGGCTGTTATTGTCAAGATGACAAGAGTTATTATGATAGCTCCTATGCTTATAGCTTTAGGGATTTATCTTTCGATGCAAGCTAAAAAAAGTGGTGATTCTACAGGTCCGGTCAAACTTGTGATTCCATGGTTTGCGGTTTATTTTATAGGTATGGCAGGATTTAACTCACTACAGCTTGTCCCTCAAAATATAGTAGATGTTATAAACGAAATAGACACTTTTCTTTTAACAATGGCAATGACTGCTCTTGGTATGGGAACTATCTTTTCAAAGTTTAAAGGTCTAGGTTTGGCACCGCTTTATACAGCAGGTGCAATGTTCGTTTGGTTAGTTATAGGTGGTTTTGTTATTACTAAAGTTGTAACGGCTATTTTTTAA
- a CDS encoding CZB domain-containing protein, translated as MFVNLAKLDHIVFKLGGYESVFKNNKEHTFSQHTTCRFGKWYTGEGKDVFSGTASYSKIDVPHKAVHESVRNVPALIGGGLVENAEKIIEAFTSAEKNSKQLFDHLDNMVDEVS; from the coding sequence ATGTTTGTGAATCTTGCTAAACTTGATCACATTGTATTTAAACTTGGTGGTTATGAGTCAGTATTTAAAAATAACAAAGAGCATACTTTCTCACAGCATACTACTTGTAGATTTGGCAAATGGTATACAGGAGAAGGTAAAGATGTCTTCTCTGGTACTGCATCATACAGTAAAATTGATGTACCACACAAAGCTGTTCATGAGAGTGTTAGAAATGTTCCTGCACTAATTGGCGGCGGACTAGTTGAAAATGCTGAGAAAATTATTGAAGCATTTACAAGTGCTGAGAAAAACTCAAAACAACTATTTGATCACTTAGATAATATGGTAGATGAGGTAAGCTAA
- the rnc gene encoding ribonuclease III, with amino-acid sequence MSTNIEILENTLGYTFKDKQLIIEALTHKSYKQPYDNERLEFLGDAVLDLIVGEYLFTKFKKSDEGNLSKIRASLVNETGFDKLARSLNLGEYIFLSNAEQNNGGREKSSLLSNAFEAVIGAIYLEAGLSRAGSIAIGLIEKNHKEISLDSLFRDFKTTLQELTQARFGITPEYKVMSSRGPDHKKEFEVAVFIEDKEYARASGKSKKIAQQESAKQAVELLKKEK; translated from the coding sequence ATGAGTACGAATATTGAGATTTTAGAAAATACTTTAGGGTATACGTTCAAAGATAAACAGCTCATTATCGAAGCGCTGACGCATAAAAGTTATAAACAGCCCTACGATAATGAGCGATTAGAATTTTTAGGTGACGCTGTTTTAGATCTTATTGTAGGGGAATATCTCTTCACTAAGTTTAAAAAATCAGATGAGGGAAACCTCTCAAAGATTAGAGCGTCACTAGTTAATGAAACAGGCTTTGATAAACTAGCAAGATCATTGAATCTTGGTGAATATATCTTTTTGTCAAATGCGGAGCAAAACAATGGAGGAAGGGAAAAATCATCTCTTCTCTCAAACGCTTTTGAAGCTGTTATCGGAGCAATCTACCTTGAAGCCGGTCTTTCAAGGGCAGGGAGTATAGCTATTGGTTTGATAGAAAAAAATCATAAAGAAATATCTTTAGATTCTCTCTTCCGTGATTTTAAGACAACACTTCAAGAACTTACACAAGCTAGGTTTGGAATAACACCAGAGTATAAGGTTATGTCTAGTAGAGGACCTGATCATAAAAAAGAGTTTGAAGTAGCAGTTTTTATTGAAGATAAAGAGTATGCCAGAGCATCTGGAAAAAGTAAAAAAATAGCTCAACAAGAGTCTGCAAAGCAAGCAGTTGAACTGCTAAAGAAGGAGAAATAA
- the rnhA gene encoding ribonuclease HI — MKKITLFSDGSALGNPGPGGYGVILRYDDKEREIVGSEVHTTNNRMELLGVIEGLRALSEKCEVDIISDSSYVVKGINEWLANWIKKDFKKVKNPDLWRDYIEVSQGHKINAIWVRGHDGHEENERCDKLARDEAEKIKASL; from the coding sequence GTGAAGAAAATAACTCTTTTCAGTGATGGAAGTGCTTTAGGAAACCCTGGACCAGGTGGTTACGGGGTGATTCTTAGGTATGATGATAAAGAGAGGGAGATAGTAGGCTCAGAAGTTCATACAACAAACAATAGGATGGAACTCTTAGGTGTGATAGAGGGATTAAGAGCTTTGAGTGAGAAGTGTGAGGTTGATATAATCTCAGACTCATCTTATGTTGTAAAAGGGATTAATGAGTGGCTGGCTAACTGGATTAAAAAAGATTTTAAAAAGGTTAAAAACCCTGATCTTTGGAGAGACTACATCGAAGTATCACAAGGACATAAGATAAATGCTATTTGGGTTAGAGGTCATGACGGACATGAAGAAAATGAGAGATGTGATAAGCTCGCAAGAGATGAAGCAGAAAAAATAAAAGCTTCACTATGA
- the ccoG gene encoding cytochrome c oxidase accessory protein CcoG, with protein sequence MSTDSSSFKIPNAWRIKRYYLYIIVTVIALVLPWITVDGNHFFLLSFDKLKLHLAFIQFDMQELYLMPFLLMLMFLGIFGMTVVGGRVFCGWVCPQTVFRVIYRDLIETKILGLRKRIKNKQLEPDMSKAENKVKKAIAILLWTVLALIAGADFLWFFVPPEDFFVYIMDFDNHWTLFGSVIGIALFLVYDIVFLKEDFCIYVCPYSRIQSVLYDDHTVMALYNMHRGGHIYDEHHNKLFTKQKDIQVEEPHAECTACESCVTVCPTHIDIRKGLQLECINCLECVDACTTVMGKLGKPSLVTWSSDYEIVDQKGKTQYFRTKVLAYAILLVGLMVILGMMGSTKEHMLLNINKETRLYDVKQMPDSKFVVENAYEFLLQNTENQKMKFYFEVIPPKGMEGKITIAKPIKEFTAVPGIKKKKIVVLRTTEMLVDNDRKDTTIPITIRAYAIGHEEKIVVFRKSTFVFPRSDIVKGTK encoded by the coding sequence ATGAGTACAGATAGTTCCAGTTTTAAAATACCGAATGCGTGGAGAATTAAACGCTATTATTTATATATAATAGTTACTGTAATAGCTTTAGTTTTACCTTGGATAACAGTAGACGGAAATCACTTCTTTCTTCTAAGTTTTGATAAGTTGAAGTTACACCTTGCATTTATACAATTTGATATGCAAGAGTTATATTTAATGCCATTTTTACTAATGCTGATGTTTTTAGGAATATTTGGTATGACCGTTGTAGGTGGTCGTGTTTTTTGTGGTTGGGTATGTCCTCAAACAGTTTTTCGTGTAATCTATAGAGACTTGATAGAGACGAAAATACTAGGTCTTCGCAAACGTATTAAAAATAAACAGCTAGAGCCAGATATGAGTAAAGCTGAAAACAAAGTCAAAAAAGCAATAGCAATTTTACTTTGGACCGTTCTTGCTCTAATCGCTGGTGCTGACTTTTTATGGTTTTTTGTTCCGCCTGAAGACTTTTTTGTTTATATTATGGATTTTGACAATCACTGGACTCTATTTGGTTCTGTTATCGGGATAGCACTGTTTCTTGTATACGACATAGTCTTTTTAAAAGAAGACTTTTGTATTTATGTTTGTCCTTATTCTAGAATTCAATCAGTTTTATATGATGATCATACAGTTATGGCACTTTACAATATGCATAGAGGTGGTCATATTTATGATGAGCATCATAATAAACTTTTTACTAAACAAAAAGATATTCAAGTAGAAGAACCTCATGCAGAGTGTACAGCTTGTGAGAGTTGTGTTACAGTTTGTCCTACTCATATTGATATTAGAAAAGGCCTTCAACTAGAGTGCATTAACTGTTTAGAGTGTGTAGATGCTTGTACAACGGTTATGGGTAAACTTGGAAAACCATCTTTGGTTACTTGGTCAAGTGATTATGAGATAGTTGATCAAAAAGGTAAAACTCAATACTTCCGCACTAAAGTTTTAGCATACGCTATTCTTCTTGTTGGTCTTATGGTTATTCTTGGAATGATGGGTAGTACAAAAGAGCATATGCTTTTAAATATCAACAAAGAGACGCGTTTATATGATGTTAAGCAGATGCCAGATTCAAAGTTTGTAGTTGAAAATGCATATGAGTTTTTACTACAAAATACTGAGAACCAAAAGATGAAGTTTTATTTTGAGGTAATCCCTCCAAAAGGTATGGAAGGAAAGATTACTATTGCTAAGCCTATTAAAGAGTTTACAGCAGTTCCTGGTATTAAAAAGAAAAAGATTGTTGTACTGAGAACTACAGAGATGCTGGTAGATAACGATAGAAAAGACACAACTATTCCTATCACTATTCGTGCATATGCAATTGGGCATGAAGAAAAAATAGTAGTATTTAGAAAGTCTACATTTGTATTTCCTAGATCTGATATTGTTAAGGGTACGAAATAA
- the aroC gene encoding chorismate synthase, whose protein sequence is MNSFGMKLRYSTFGESHGKAIGCLLDGVPAGLDIDEAYIQSELDRRKPGKSEFETARKEADEVEILSGVFEGKSTGTPIAMIIYNTNQKSKDYTNIKDVFRPGHADFTYFHKYGIRDYRGGGRSSARETAARVAAGAVAKLMLKELDIEVLSGISEVAGIKAETFDYAKAKSSIIYALDADKEEEQKEAILKAKNDHDSVGGVSRVVIKGAPIGLGQPLYYKLDGVLADAMMGLNAVKAVEIGDGILSAATLGSDNNDEIRANGFESNHSGGILGGISNGEDIVMNVYFKPTPSIFKEQHTVTTTNEEVDFSLKGRHDPCVAIRGTVVCEAMAALVIADMLLLNMGSTMSGVSKYYK, encoded by the coding sequence GTGAATAGTTTTGGCATGAAGTTAAGATATAGCACTTTTGGTGAATCACATGGAAAAGCTATTGGGTGTTTGCTTGATGGAGTTCCAGCGGGTTTAGATATTGATGAAGCATACATTCAAAGTGAACTTGATCGCAGGAAACCAGGTAAAAGTGAGTTTGAGACAGCAAGAAAAGAAGCAGATGAAGTAGAGATACTAAGTGGTGTATTTGAAGGTAAGAGTACAGGTACCCCTATAGCTATGATTATCTATAATACAAATCAAAAATCAAAAGATTATACAAACATCAAAGATGTATTTCGCCCAGGTCATGCTGACTTTACTTACTTTCATAAGTATGGAATCAGAGATTATAGAGGTGGTGGAAGATCTTCTGCAAGAGAGACTGCGGCTAGAGTCGCAGCAGGCGCGGTTGCGAAGTTAATGCTCAAAGAGTTAGATATTGAAGTTTTAAGCGGTATTAGCGAAGTAGCAGGCATTAAAGCTGAAACTTTTGATTATGCTAAAGCAAAAAGCAGTATTATCTATGCACTTGATGCAGATAAAGAAGAAGAGCAGAAAGAGGCTATACTTAAGGCCAAAAATGATCATGATTCTGTTGGTGGTGTATCAAGAGTTGTAATCAAAGGTGCTCCAATAGGTTTAGGTCAGCCGCTTTATTATAAGCTTGATGGTGTACTTGCAGATGCTATGATGGGTCTAAATGCTGTTAAAGCAGTTGAGATTGGTGATGGTATTCTCAGTGCTGCAACACTTGGTTCAGATAATAATGATGAAATCAGAGCAAATGGTTTTGAGTCAAATCACTCAGGTGGAATCCTTGGCGGAATCTCTAACGGTGAAGATATAGTTATGAATGTATATTTCAAACCGACACCATCTATTTTTAAAGAACAACATACTGTTACAACAACAAATGAAGAAGTAGATTTTTCTCTTAAAGGCAGACATGACCCATGTGTGGCTATTAGGGGAACGGTAGTCTGTGAAGCAATGGCAGCATTGGTCATCGCTGATATGCTGCTTTTAAATATGGGTTCGACTATGAGTGGAGTTAGCAAATACTATAAATAA
- a CDS encoding cyclic nucleotide-binding domain-containing protein gives MSGTSNYLVEDVEKFLQINREAQSDEQSRSLKKLLSVQDKISIFRSIDPDELKAIVYNLKFVKFKFKDYVVEQNDTNEEIFFIIDGECQVFHNKKKVGTLRAGEIFGEAGAIFKSNRNASVVCASEEATLLSFCIDENNMEFCAPALAILYKNLASEINAKLEEINFEFIKK, from the coding sequence ATGAGTGGAACTTCTAATTACCTAGTTGAGGATGTAGAAAAGTTTCTACAAATAAATAGAGAAGCCCAGAGTGATGAACAGAGCAGAAGTTTAAAAAAACTTCTTAGTGTTCAAGATAAAATATCTATCTTTAGAAGTATTGACCCAGATGAACTAAAAGCAATTGTCTACAACCTAAAATTTGTAAAGTTTAAATTTAAAGACTATGTTGTAGAGCAAAATGACACAAATGAAGAGATATTCTTTATCATTGATGGTGAGTGTCAAGTTTTTCATAACAAAAAAAAGGTTGGTACACTAAGAGCTGGAGAAATTTTTGGTGAAGCTGGGGCCATATTTAAATCTAACAGAAATGCGAGCGTTGTCTGTGCATCCGAAGAAGCTACACTTCTATCTTTTTGTATTGATGAAAACAACATGGAGTTTTGTGCACCAGCTCTAGCCATACTTTACAAGAACTTAGCATCTGAGATAAATGCTAAGCTTGAAGAGATAAATTTTGAGTTTATTAAAAAATAG